Proteins encoded within one genomic window of Rhododendron vialii isolate Sample 1 chromosome 1a, ASM3025357v1:
- the LOC131335415 gene encoding pentatricopeptide repeat-containing protein At1g05750, chloroplastic: protein MSVPATTTIQLSPPQPPPPPRPTNSTQSLSANNSTKHHLTLKQTNNNNKPTTDPTVSWTTSLHHHCRSGRLPEAAAELTRLRIAGIEPNYITFITLLSACARFPTDSLCFGMSLHAYARKLGLDTTNVKVGSAVVDFYSKCGCVDLARLSFDRICVKNVVSWNAMINGYVRNGQIEDAVEVFDEMPHRDAVSWTAMVFGFVKKGTFEKGLEWFQEMQLSGVEPDYVTLISVLAACANLGALGLGFWVHRYILKKGIKDNVRVNNSLIDMYARCGCIDFARQVFLTMKTRTLVSWNSMIVGFSINGYAEEALLFFNSMQKEGFEPDGVSFTGALAACSHAGLVDEGLNLFEVMKKVRRILPTIEHYGCIVDLYSRAGRLEDALDVIEKMPMRPNEVVLGSLLAACRTHGDVNLAERLTNYLLVLDPNSDSNYVLLSNMYAAAGSWGRANDVRKKMKDFGIQKRAGISSIEVDCNVHEFVAGDKSHAEIDEIYVMLEHVWLELGTSGYVPESSLVDT, encoded by the coding sequence ATGAGCGTTCCCGCCACCACAACCATTCAACTCTCCCCGCCGcagccaccgccaccgccacgaCCCACAAACTCCACTCAATCCCTCTCCGCCAACAACTCCACAAAGCACCACCTCACCTTAAAACAgaccaacaacaacaacaaacccACAACTGACCCCACGGTCTCATGGACCacatcattacaccaccactGTCGCAGCGGCCGCTTACCCGAAGCCGCCGCGGAGCTCACCCGCTTGAGAATCGCCGGTATCGAACCTAACTACATCACTTTCATAACCCTTCTCTCCGCTTGCGCCCGTTTCCCTACTGATAGTCTCTGTTTTGGCATGTCTCTTCATGCTTATGCCCGTAAGCTGGGCTTGGATACGACAAATGTTAAAGTGGGTTCTGCTGTTGTTGACTTTTACTCCAAATGCGGTTGTGTAGATCTTGCTAGGTTGAGTTTTGATAGGATTTGCGTTAAGAACGTAGTGTCTTGGAATGCAATGATCAATGGGTACGTGAGAAATGGCCAAATTGAGGATGCGGTTgaggtgtttgatgaaatgccgCATAGAGATGCGGTTTCTTGGACGGCTATGGTGTTTGGGTTTGTGAAGAAAGGTACCTTTGAGAAGGGTTTGGAGTGGTTCCAAGAAATGCAGCTATCTGGGGTTGAACCTGACTACGTGACCCTGATTTCTGTACTTGCCGCCTGTGCCAATTTGGGGGCACTTGGGTTAGGTTTTTGGGTGCATCGATACATTCTTAAAAAGGGTATTAAGGACAATGTTAGGGTAAATAACTCGCTTATAGACATGTATGCTAGGTGTGGATGTATTGATTTTGCCCGTCAAGTATTTTTAACTATGAAGACGCGGACCTTAGTTTCATGGAACTCAATGATCGTGGGGTTTTCTATAAATGGGTATGCAGAGGAGGCTCTTCTATTCTTCAACTCGATGCAAAAGGAAGGGTTTGAGCCGGATGGGGTAAGTTTTACAGGAGCTCTAGCTGCTTGTAGCCATGCCGGGTTAGTTGATGAGGGGTTGAATCTTTTTGAGGTTATGAAGAAAGTTCGTAGGATATTGCCAACAATTGAGCATTACGGTTGCATTGTGGATCTTTATAGTCGTGCGGGAAGGTTGGAAGATGCCTTGGATGTGATAGAGAAAATGCCCATGAGGCCTAATGAGGTGGTGTTGGGGTCTTTGTTGGCTGCTTGTAGAACTCATGGGGATGTCAATTTAGCTGAGAGGTTAACAAATTATCTTCTCGTGTTGGATCCAAATAGTGATTCGAATTATGTGCTGCTTTCAAATATGTACGCTGCAGCTGGCAGTTGGGGTAGGGCAAACGAtgtgaggaagaaaatgaaggaTTTCGGGATACAGAAGAGAGCGGGGATCAGTTCGATAGAAGTAGACTGTAATGTTCATGAATTTGTGGCTGGTGATAAATCACATGCTGAAATAGATGAGATTTACGTAATGTTGGAGCATGTGTGGCTTGAGCTGGGGACATCCGGGTATGTTCCTGAATCTAGTCTTGTCGACACATAA